From the Sporocytophaga myxococcoides DSM 11118 genome, one window contains:
- a CDS encoding DHH family phosphoesterase — protein sequence MNPYKEIENEILKASHILITAHKSPDGDSVGSSLGLYHFLERLGKKTVIGHPDPAPEFLQWLEGIDSILYMDRDGDALKNHFQKADLIFCLDYNATDRVGPEMQQLIKAAPGKKIMIDHHLNPENFVDIIVSETEVCSTSQLIYELIEQSGHADLLNEKIGTPLYLGILTDTGAFRFPSVQPRTHEILGKLLEAGVQHHLIHEQLNDNNTVARLRLQGYAISEKLEILDNSHAAIISLSEAELARFSAQKGDTDGLANFALSIKGIRIAVCLYEKEGKIKMSFRSKGQENPVNILAEEHFDGGGHANASGGISEMSMEATLNKLKTLLPIYFKSDK from the coding sequence ATGAATCCATACAAAGAGATTGAAAACGAAATATTAAAAGCCTCTCACATACTTATCACTGCCCATAAATCACCAGATGGAGACTCTGTAGGTAGCTCATTGGGTTTATATCATTTTTTAGAGCGCTTAGGTAAAAAGACTGTAATTGGCCATCCGGATCCGGCACCTGAATTTTTGCAATGGTTAGAAGGTATTGATTCAATCTTATATATGGATAGGGATGGAGATGCACTGAAAAATCATTTCCAGAAAGCTGATCTTATTTTCTGTCTGGATTATAATGCAACTGACCGTGTGGGGCCGGAAATGCAGCAGCTTATTAAAGCGGCTCCCGGCAAAAAGATCATGATTGATCACCACCTTAACCCTGAAAACTTCGTGGATATTATAGTCTCTGAAACAGAAGTCTGTTCTACTTCACAACTCATTTATGAACTCATTGAGCAATCAGGACACGCTGATTTATTAAACGAAAAAATAGGAACACCTTTGTATCTTGGCATACTCACTGATACAGGAGCTTTCCGCTTTCCATCAGTGCAACCAAGAACTCATGAAATATTAGGTAAATTATTAGAGGCAGGTGTTCAGCATCATCTTATTCATGAGCAGTTGAATGACAATAATACTGTTGCACGTCTTCGCTTACAGGGATATGCTATTAGCGAAAAACTTGAAATTCTGGATAACAGCCATGCAGCTATAATTTCACTGTCAGAAGCTGAACTTGCCAGATTCAGCGCTCAGAAAGGCGATACTGATGGTCTGGCTAATTTTGCATTGTCTATTAAAGGAATCAGAATTGCAGTTTGCCTATATGAGAAGGAAGGAAAAATCAAGATGTCATTTAGGTCTAAAGGTCAAGAGAATCCGGTTAATATTCTTGCAGAAGAACATTTTGACGGAGGGGGACATGCCAATGCTTCCGGAGGTATCAGTGAGATGTCCATGGAGGCTACTTTAAATAAATTAAAAACTCTATTGCCTATTTATTTTAAGTCGGATAAATAA
- a CDS encoding glycosyl hydrolase family 8 produces the protein MRLLTQKVLAVSKLASLFLMLCISITSMAQVPSTYQVGKWYKFKSAAVTYTMDDNTSNQLPVAIPLFNQYNFKTTSFVVTNWGPNWNQLKTASNNGHEIASHTVSHTTLTTLNTTQQDTEYKNSQNTINTNITNAKCLTIAYPNCNTGDVNTIQKYYLAGRTCSGQINSSSPTDFYNLSSIICGNTGVNTANDMNNRVSTAKNSNGWCVFLIHGIDNDGGYSPLASSVLGSHLSYVNTNAADYWVGTFLNVVKYIKERNALKITETAVNNDSLRLTPTDNLDNSIYDAAVTVRRQLPSGWTEAKVYIGNTLQTSSIVTVNNVKYIEFDVIPDKGIYAIANKTSTPTCTTAAPTVTSPVSYVKGTSTTALSATGTSLKWYTESTGGTASTNAPVPSTATAGTTIYYVSQTLNNCEGPRAAITVNVTESSTGGGCKETGEGAYYTGTYRNMFKELLNKTDTEINSKVNTAFQQIFYGSADQKLYYEVGADMAYILDVNNNDVRSEGMSYGMMICVQLNKQAEFNKIWKWAKTYMQYGSNNNYNGYFAWQLNKDGSIKGNSPASDGEAYFITSLFFAANRWGNGTGMFNYEAEAQDILNKVMSKTGAGSVYNLFNTNSKLITFVPYGDSYGFTDPSYNLPGFWELWAKWSKTNQTFWSQTPAASRKLLRDASHSSSGLTTDYSNFDGTPKEVSYNADADRFMYDAWRSIMNIGMDYHWFKADAQQPVIAERYLTFFKNQGSGYKNHYDWNGANSNGDHSTGLVACNAVASLAVNNTSLATPFVQEFWNVGIPTGQYRYYDGMLYMLGLLNVSGNFKVWKPACPCIPPTAPSVADLNYCQGVSAPALTSAASSGNILQWYGTNATGGTASTTAPTPSTAAVGKLVYYVSQKSATEDCESPRAAITVTVNAKVIPSIELKSESGTVVDNPETNFVLTTAAFNGGANATYVWKKNNQVISNISGGSYEVPKPINAGDTYSVTMTSSANCADPAIVASNEIKFEVVTGIDNFGSVGFVIYPNPAKSSVNVQGLEGSFKYSVVDNFGRELQAGESESNIDFSNLKAGVYGLVINYMGSKKVVKVVIAD, from the coding sequence ATGAGATTACTCACCCAAAAGGTTTTAGCTGTTTCTAAACTGGCCAGTTTATTTTTAATGCTTTGCATAAGCATTACAAGTATGGCCCAGGTTCCATCCACTTACCAGGTTGGTAAATGGTATAAGTTTAAATCAGCAGCGGTTACATATACTATGGATGATAATACATCCAATCAGTTACCGGTAGCTATTCCTCTATTTAATCAGTATAATTTTAAAACTACCTCGTTTGTGGTAACAAATTGGGGACCTAACTGGAATCAGTTGAAAACCGCATCCAATAATGGACATGAAATTGCGAGTCATACTGTTTCGCATACTACTTTGACTACTCTGAATACAACTCAACAGGATACAGAATATAAAAACTCTCAAAACACAATTAATACCAATATTACAAATGCAAAATGTTTAACCATTGCGTATCCTAACTGTAATACAGGTGACGTAAATACTATTCAAAAGTATTATTTAGCGGGTAGAACCTGCAGTGGACAAATCAATTCAAGTTCTCCAACAGACTTTTATAATCTTAGTTCTATCATTTGCGGAAACACAGGTGTGAATACTGCCAATGATATGAATAACAGAGTTTCCACCGCAAAGAATTCTAATGGATGGTGCGTATTCCTTATCCACGGTATAGACAATGACGGAGGGTACTCTCCTTTGGCTTCAAGCGTACTTGGAAGTCACTTATCTTATGTTAACACTAACGCTGCCGACTATTGGGTAGGGACCTTTTTGAATGTTGTAAAATATATTAAAGAACGTAATGCTCTGAAGATTACAGAAACTGCTGTAAATAATGACTCATTAAGATTGACTCCGACAGATAATCTTGATAACAGTATTTATGATGCAGCAGTTACTGTTCGTCGTCAATTACCAAGTGGCTGGACTGAAGCAAAAGTATATATAGGAAATACCTTACAAACATCTTCTATTGTTACGGTTAATAATGTTAAATATATTGAGTTTGATGTAATACCTGACAAAGGCATTTATGCTATTGCAAACAAAACTTCAACTCCAACTTGTACCACAGCTGCACCGACAGTTACATCTCCTGTAAGTTATGTAAAAGGCACTTCCACAACAGCACTATCAGCTACAGGTACATCTTTAAAATGGTATACAGAATCTACTGGTGGAACAGCCTCGACTAATGCCCCTGTTCCTAGTACAGCTACAGCTGGTACTACAATTTATTATGTGTCACAAACTTTGAATAACTGTGAAGGACCAAGAGCAGCAATTACTGTGAATGTTACAGAAAGTTCAACTGGCGGAGGATGCAAAGAAACAGGAGAGGGAGCTTATTACACTGGAACATACAGGAATATGTTCAAGGAACTTCTGAATAAAACAGATACCGAGATAAATTCAAAAGTGAATACCGCTTTTCAGCAGATTTTTTATGGCTCTGCAGATCAAAAGTTATACTATGAAGTAGGGGCAGATATGGCCTATATACTGGATGTAAATAATAACGATGTAAGATCTGAAGGAATGTCTTATGGTATGATGATATGTGTGCAACTCAATAAGCAAGCTGAATTTAATAAAATTTGGAAATGGGCTAAAACCTACATGCAATATGGTAGTAACAATAACTATAATGGATACTTTGCATGGCAGTTAAATAAAGACGGGTCAATAAAAGGAAATAGTCCGGCATCGGATGGTGAAGCATATTTTATAACATCATTGTTTTTTGCAGCTAACAGATGGGGCAATGGAACCGGTATGTTTAACTATGAGGCAGAAGCCCAGGATATCCTGAACAAGGTTATGAGTAAGACAGGAGCAGGTTCTGTATACAATCTTTTCAATACCAATTCAAAACTGATTACGTTTGTTCCATACGGAGACTCTTATGGTTTTACGGATCCATCTTATAATCTTCCTGGTTTCTGGGAACTATGGGCTAAATGGTCTAAAACAAATCAAACCTTCTGGTCTCAGACACCAGCTGCATCGCGTAAGTTATTAAGAGATGCATCTCATTCATCTTCTGGATTAACTACTGATTACTCCAATTTTGATGGCACCCCTAAAGAAGTTTCATATAATGCAGATGCTGACAGATTTATGTATGATGCGTGGAGAAGCATCATGAATATAGGAATGGACTATCATTGGTTCAAAGCAGATGCACAACAACCTGTAATTGCAGAGCGTTATTTGACTTTCTTCAAAAATCAGGGATCAGGATATAAGAATCATTATGACTGGAATGGCGCAAATTCCAATGGAGATCACTCTACCGGTCTTGTTGCCTGCAATGCTGTAGCATCTCTGGCTGTAAATAATACCTCTCTTGCAACACCTTTTGTCCAGGAATTCTGGAATGTAGGAATACCTACCGGGCAATATAGATATTATGATGGTATGTTATACATGCTTGGATTGTTGAATGTTTCCGGAAACTTCAAAGTTTGGAAACCAGCTTGTCCTTGCATACCTCCAACAGCTCCATCTGTAGCTGACCTTAATTATTGCCAGGGAGTATCTGCACCTGCATTGACTTCAGCTGCTTCATCAGGTAATATTCTTCAATGGTATGGTACCAATGCAACAGGAGGTACAGCTAGCACCACAGCACCAACACCGTCAACAGCTGCTGTAGGTAAATTAGTTTATTATGTTTCACAAAAATCAGCGACCGAAGATTGCGAAAGCCCTAGAGCAGCTATAACAGTAACTGTGAATGCAAAAGTGATTCCATCTATAGAATTGAAGTCAGAATCAGGCACTGTAGTTGATAATCCGGAAACAAATTTTGTATTGACAACAGCAGCTTTCAATGGAGGAGCGAATGCTACTTATGTTTGGAAGAAGAATAACCAGGTTATTTCCAATATTTCTGGTGGTTCATATGAGGTGCCTAAACCGATCAATGCGGGGGATACTTATTCTGTTACAATGACCTCTTCGGCCAACTGCGCAGATCCTGCTATAGTAGCGTCGAATGAAATTAAATTCGAAGTAGTTACAGGAATAGATAACTTTGGATCAGTTGGATTTGTGATTTATCCTAATCCAGCTAAGAGCTCTGTAAATGTTCAAGGTCTAGAAGGAAGTTTTAAATATTCTGTAGTTGATAATTTCGGAAGAGAATTACAAGCCGGAGAATCAGAATCTAATATCGATTTCAGCAACCTGAAAGCTGGTGTGTATGGATTGGTAATAAATTATATGGGAAGCAAAAAGGTAGTGAAAGTTGTAATAGCGGATTAG
- a CDS encoding HD domain-containing protein, producing MIAFNSTIEDILLKHKDILGMDYEKYRNHVYRVFMFCQLMDGNKNNIDKYAIASAYHDIGIWTDHTFDYLNPSIRNVEAYLHSIHRPDWIHEISSMIEMHHKISDFRSKAPLTIEIFRKADWIDISFGLIKFNLKKSDIYLVRKSLPNSGFHKFLLVLLFRNFMKHPFNPFPIFKL from the coding sequence ATGATAGCTTTTAATTCTACTATTGAAGACATATTATTAAAACATAAGGATATTCTGGGAATGGATTATGAAAAGTATAGAAACCATGTTTATAGAGTGTTTATGTTTTGCCAGTTGATGGATGGAAATAAGAATAACATAGATAAATATGCAATTGCTTCTGCTTATCATGATATCGGTATCTGGACAGATCATACTTTTGATTATCTGAATCCTTCCATAAGAAATGTAGAAGCATACTTACATTCAATTCACCGACCTGATTGGATTCACGAAATTTCTTCAATGATTGAAATGCATCATAAGATATCAGACTTCAGATCTAAGGCTCCTCTTACTATAGAGATTTTCAGGAAAGCTGACTGGATTGACATTTCCTTTGGTCTTATAAAATTTAATTTAAAAAAATCAGATATTTACTTAGTTAGAAAAAGCCTTCCCAATTCAGGCTTTCATAAGTTCTTACTGGTTCTCTTATTTAGAAATTTTATGAAACATCCATTTAATCCTTTTCCAATTTTTAAACTTTAA
- a CDS encoding T9SS type A sorting domain-containing protein encodes MQKLLLTILLVLFFQSFIEAQIQLTIADLPHTDKEYNIYYRQVIKENLQGLTPGAAGNNIVWDFSSLSSGIKDSTIFVDPITFDSELHKLFPSANLASITTEGIFYFQISEDGLRHHQTFLGGRDVAAYEFSPSLLIMDLPINIGNYYSGEGERILPIDASTRMRITTAKKDTVDAWGLLKTPTKDFEVLRLISYITYTTYTEVKTEDTWTPFNQDVNKVIEYNWWANGIGKEVLKFRYAGANAESLNHISWFTEKQPLIITSVPDQPLIKEMLVVGPNPTSGSVQIFSAPGSTILSISVKDIGGKTIFNRTSEEPISFVDLSSLSEGLYYLELKDVDGKTNVKKVSLVK; translated from the coding sequence ATGCAAAAACTTCTATTAACTATTTTATTGGTTTTATTTTTTCAATCTTTCATAGAGGCACAAATACAGCTTACCATAGCAGATTTGCCACATACCGACAAAGAATACAATATATACTACCGGCAGGTCATAAAGGAGAACCTGCAGGGCTTAACTCCCGGAGCGGCCGGAAATAACATTGTCTGGGATTTTTCTTCATTAAGCAGTGGCATTAAAGACAGTACTATTTTTGTTGATCCTATCACCTTTGATTCAGAACTTCATAAACTTTTTCCTTCAGCAAATCTTGCTTCAATAACAACAGAAGGTATTTTTTATTTCCAGATTTCAGAGGATGGGCTCAGGCATCATCAGACATTTCTTGGAGGGAGAGATGTTGCAGCTTATGAATTTTCTCCATCATTGCTTATTATGGACTTGCCAATCAATATAGGCAATTATTATTCCGGGGAAGGAGAACGAATTTTACCGATTGATGCTTCTACCAGAATGAGGATCACTACTGCAAAAAAAGATACTGTTGATGCCTGGGGACTGCTCAAGACCCCGACAAAGGACTTTGAAGTGCTCAGACTGATTTCATATATCACTTATACAACCTATACAGAAGTAAAAACCGAAGACACATGGACTCCTTTTAATCAAGATGTAAATAAAGTTATAGAATATAACTGGTGGGCTAATGGTATTGGAAAAGAAGTGCTAAAGTTCAGATACGCTGGTGCAAATGCAGAATCTCTAAATCATATAAGCTGGTTTACAGAAAAACAACCATTGATAATCACCTCTGTGCCTGATCAGCCTTTGATAAAAGAAATGCTTGTAGTGGGGCCTAACCCCACTTCTGGCTCAGTTCAGATATTCTCAGCCCCAGGATCAACAATTCTAAGCATTTCGGTAAAAGACATAGGAGGAAAAACTATCTTTAACAGAACTTCGGAAGAACCGATTTCTTTTGTGGATTTATCTTCACTTTCTGAAGGCCTTTACTATCTTGAATTAAAAGATGTGGATGGGAAAACCAATGTTAAAAAGGTATCCTTAGTAAAATAA
- a CDS encoding acyl-CoA thioesterase — protein MIKEPSSVYTVRFQDCDPMGHLNNSRYIDYIINAREDHLDQYYNLKLSDFIASGYCWVVTNHEIYYIKPSLYNEKVKIQTSVIEVDNSSLLVEGLMMSEDESQFKSLLWTKYFFVNVKTGKRENHAPEQMEFFNQLKNEHLSHYNESKMRLKSILDLQKSKVIK, from the coding sequence ATGATAAAAGAACCTAGCTCAGTCTACACAGTTCGTTTCCAGGATTGTGACCCTATGGGGCACTTGAATAATAGTCGTTATATAGATTACATTATCAATGCAAGGGAAGACCACCTGGATCAGTATTATAATTTGAAGTTAAGTGATTTTATAGCTTCAGGGTATTGCTGGGTAGTGACGAATCATGAGATCTACTACATTAAACCCTCTTTGTATAATGAGAAGGTTAAAATTCAAACTTCTGTTATTGAAGTAGACAATTCATCATTGTTAGTTGAAGGGCTTATGATGAGTGAAGATGAGAGCCAGTTTAAGAGCCTTCTTTGGACGAAGTATTTTTTTGTAAATGTTAAAACCGGAAAAAGGGAAAATCATGCGCCTGAACAAATGGAGTTCTTCAATCAACTGAAAAACGAACATCTGAGTCATTATAATGAAAGTAAAATGCGTCTGAAAAGCATATTAGATCTGCAAAAAAGCAAGGTGATAAAGTAA
- a CDS encoding TetR/AcrR family transcriptional regulator — protein MESKAEKTKALIIEKAAHAFNKKGYHGTSMSEILDLTGLAKGGVYGHFKSKEDIIEAAFEYSFSKVLDELVFRIKACDNAIDKLFAITDYYYNYTLQSPIEGGCPILNYSSFADDSLPGLKLLLIKASKQMLFSLVQIIEKGQKYNQIKKSVNAGLAADILYSRIEGAIMLSKATGDPLKLNRLLDELKSYITISLKA, from the coding sequence GTGGAATCAAAAGCTGAAAAGACCAAAGCATTAATCATTGAAAAAGCAGCCCATGCTTTTAATAAGAAAGGCTATCACGGTACTTCCATGAGTGAGATACTTGATTTGACAGGCTTGGCTAAAGGAGGGGTTTATGGTCATTTCAAAAGTAAAGAAGATATCATTGAAGCTGCTTTTGAATATTCTTTTTCAAAAGTATTAGATGAGCTGGTTTTCAGAATTAAGGCTTGTGACAATGCTATCGATAAATTATTTGCCATCACCGATTATTATTACAACTATACATTACAATCACCCATAGAAGGCGGGTGTCCGATCCTCAATTATAGTAGCTTTGCAGATGATAGCTTGCCAGGATTAAAATTACTCCTTATTAAAGCTTCTAAACAAATGCTATTCAGTCTTGTTCAGATTATCGAAAAAGGTCAGAAATACAATCAGATTAAAAAGTCTGTTAATGCCGGGCTTGCTGCAGATATACTTTATAGTAGGATAGAAGGGGCTATTATGCTTTCCAAGGCTACTGGTGACCCATTGAAACTCAATAGATTGCTTGATGAACTCAAATCTTATATTACAATATCTTTAAAAGCTTAA